A stretch of DNA from Candidatus Micrarchaeum acidiphilum ARMAN-2:
GCTCTAATAACTGTAGAAAATACGTGCGACAAGTGCTACTGGCTTACTAACTACATCGAAACATTGCTTGTGCAGTCTTGGTATCCCACCACCGTAGCAACGATTTCGCACAGGATAAAGGGGCTTATTGGAGAATATCTGGAACGGACCGGCACCCCGGAGCTCATAGATTTCAAGCTCCACGATTTCGGCTTCAGGGGCGTATCCTCCGTCGAGTCTGCCGGAATCGGAGGCGCCGCCCACCTAATAAATTTCAAAGGCACCGACACAGTGGCAGGCATAACCACTCTCCGCAGATATTACCATGCAGGAATGCCCGGGTTTTCTATACCTGCAGCTGAGCATTCGACAATAACGTCATGGGGCAGGGAAAACGAAGCCGAGGCTATGAAAAACATGCTAAGGCAGTTCCCAAGCGGCACGGTTGCAGTAGTTTCTGATTCGTATGACATATTCAAGGCGTGCGACGAGATCTGGGGGTCCAAGCTCAGGGACATGGTGCTTTCAAGGGACGGTCAGGTGGTAGTAAGGCCGGATTCGGGTTATCCTCCTGAAGTGGTGGTGAAGGTGCTTGACATTCTCGGAAATAGGTTCGGGTACAAGATAAACTCCAAGGGCTACAAAGTGCTGAACGACAAGATACGCGTAATACAGGGTGACGGAATAAACCTGGAAATGATCGAAAAAATACTAAGCAACATGGAAGCAAACGGATGGTCAGCGGACAACATCGCATTTGGAATGGGTGGGGCGCTCCTGCAAAAGATGGACCGAGATACACAGAAATTCGCATTCAAGTGCTCAAGCGCAAGGATAAACGGGATTGATAGAGACGTATTCAAGAAGCCCGTAACGGACCCGGGCAAGGATTCGAAGGCAGGTCGGCTCAAGCTCATAGAAGAAAACGGCTCCTACAAGACAGTGATAGAAGATCATCAAGGCCAAAACCTTCTGGTTGAGGTATTCAGGGACGGCAGGATATTGAGGGAATATACGCTAGATCAAATACGCGACAATGTCGAAACTCAAAAACAAAAGGAAGCCGGAAAGGCCACTTTACTAAGAGTAAAAGAGAGCAGGGTCAAATCCGTAAATAGATAGCGCCACTGCCATACTAATGCAAACATTTATAAAGTTTCAAAGTTCTAGAAATATGATCAGTATGGTATTTGTAGACCTGTTAACTTCACAGCTTTTTACAACAGGCATAGCCGGGCTGCTGCTGCTTTACGGCACAACAAAGGCATACCTAATATTTAGAAAAGCGGGAAAGAAGCTCTCTTCATCGGTTCCGGACATAATCTCGGAAATGTCCAACAGCGCAATACCGCTCGGCTTTTTGGGGCTGTACGGCCTCATTACTGCGCTCTACGGACAGTTTACATGGCCGCTCCCTGGCAGCTACAACATACTGTACTACGACATATTTGCACTATTCAACGTGCTTATACTGAGCCTGGCATACGCCCTGCTCAAAAAGAACACGTTCGAACTGGAATACATAAGCCTGTTCGCGCTCATATTTGGATTTGTTGCAATACTGTACGGGGCTAACGCGTACTCTCTTAGCCTCTCAACAGAACCTCTTGCCGTCCTAGGACTATACACGTCCTTCGGGCTTGCTGGCATATTCAGCTATCCTTTTGCACTCATAGTAAAGAAAATAACAAGGGCCGGAGGCACCAAAATAACAAATCCACAGCTTCTTCTTATTGCTCTATTCTGGATATTCTTGCTGCTCGGCAGCGCGCTTGCCATTTTCATAGGCGGAGCTGCGGTCGGCCCGCATCTGCTAAAAGCGCCCTAAACGTTCTTGCTTGACAGTCCATAAACCAAAAGCAAAAGTCCTACGAATACGAGGAACACAGCGAGCCAGCTCGAAATCTGGTGCGGCCCAACCTGCGAATTTATAGAAGGAAACGCACCATAGGAAAGAAATGCGATCGCCCCCAAGACTATCAGTATCAGTCCAAGCGGAATCATCATTCCGATATTTTTTTCGAGTTTCATATGGAACTACCTACAAGAAGCAAATAAGCTAACACATACATGATTACAGGCAGCATCACTGTCCGCCTGGAAAGTATAACTCCGTCTCTCCTTGCAAATATTATCGAGACGGCAAAAACAAGCAGCGAAGCGGTGACTATTGCAACCGAGGATAAGAACAGGTATCCAAGGAAAGCCGAGTAATTGCCTACCACCGGAGAAACCATCTGGGCTATATCTTCGTGGTAGTATCCTGCCACTGGCACCACTATAAGCGAATACAGGACAAAGAACACTGCGCCGAAGACGTATATAAGCATCGACAAGTAATAACTCTTTGCGAATCTTCCCACTACATCACCTCATAAACTGTTTCATTGCCCCGTACAAAATCACCGATACAAGGATTAACTCGGCACCGAACATGGCTGCCCACGCCTGCTGGTATCCTATCGGGTCATCCGCAGAAATGTACCACATGATAACCGCAATGGCAAGCTGCACCAAGACAATGCTATACAGTTTTGCTTTTAATTTCATTCTTGATCACGTCATCCCTTGCAAATTTCATCGCATATGTCGCAGCGAATGCTACAAACGCTATTCCAGCGAACATTATTAGCGTAAAAAGCCTAGTCTGCGAGAGCCCCGGCTGTATATAGCCCCAAAAAGCCATTATAACAAAAAACAATATTATGAATATGCCAATGGCGGTTATTGCCGGCCTTTCAAGCGGAGTGTCTCCCTTGTATTTGTCTATGAAGGGCAGCAGCACCATGAAACCGCCCAGCGCTACGAGCAGCGGAACCCCCCCAGTCGAAAGACCTAGCCCACCAACGTCCATAAGCTTGTACATCGGCATCATGTACCAATCCGGGAACGGTAGCGAATTGTATCCTACAAATCCGTATTCCTGGACTAGCTGCTGCGGGGCGAGAGCGGATGCGAGCATTACAATCCCTATCAAAACAAATGCTAGAAACAGCGTATAAAGCAGGTTGGTGGGAAACCACGGAACGTACTCCTCCTTCGACCTTTTCTTCTTCAACCCGGCGGGCTCGTAAGGGCCGGAACGCTCGTAAAGATAAAAATGTATCGGGAATACTAGGAAGACAAGTCCGGTGAGTATGGCAACGTGCATGATGAACACGTGCTGGAAGGTCAGTGCAGTGGTCCCATTTCCGACAAGCGCCGTAATCAGCCAATTTGCCAGGGCCGGGAAAAGTCTTCCTATAACGCTTCTCTGCATCAGCACCTCGCCAACATGAAGGCCAAGTATCCCGACGTAGGTATACGAAAGCATGTAGCCCAAGGTTGCTATCAAATAAACAAGCCCGAATAGCACAAGACCCAGAAGCCACTGCGCCCAACGCCACGCGCCGCGGTAAGCCCCTATAAAGTATTGCCTAAACATGTGCACGAACAGCAAGGCAACCATGAAATACGCCATATAAAGGTGCGATGTAAGGAGCATGAGGCCAAACGGCACATTCGATATTATAAAGATGGTAGAGTTGTACGGGTTTCCGGCCTGGTAATAGAACGCAAGGAATATCCCAGAAATTACCTGGTACACCAATGCTGCGGCAAGCAAGCCTCCAGTCCAATAGTCTATGCCATATTCCCCTCTTGTTATGGCACGCAATGAGATGTTAAATGAACCTTTCGGAGCCTGCTCCTGCTCTGCAAGCTTTTTAAGGTCAAAATAATTCTCATCCGCCATGCTACTACCTAGTACAGGCCAGGCCATGGCCCGTTCGAGCTTGTTGCGACAATGCTTTTATAAACCGGTTGCTTTATCTTCGAGGTAATCGAAAGGGGCGTAGTCCCATTGTAAAGCGGCAAGGCTGTTCCATTAGACAAATTTTCGTCCATGACCTCGGACCCGTGAACCTCTCCGCCCGGTTCGTACAGGTGTGTCCTTATAACAGCACTTTCCGGATTCATTCCCAGGGCGTACACGAAATCGTCGTCCGGGTCAACGTACAAAGTAACCTGTGGCAAAGAGTGGTTCGCTGGACTGGGTGCAGGACCCGAGTTATAAAGATTCTGCGGTCCGTTCACAGGATTATACTGGCTGCCGTGGCACTTGCAAAAAATCAGCCCGTACTCGGGCCAGTTGGATTCGTTATATCCTATGAGTTTGGCTTCGAACGGGATGCTGCTGTGTGTATGGTAATCTAACAGCGGCACTACGCACCCCAGGTGCTGGCATATGCCGCTAAGTGCCACTATATTGCTTCCGGATCCAACCCCGCCCGGTATTGTTACTCCGTTTATCTTCATAAGGATGTTGGGTTCGTCCTGCAGTGGATAATTGAAAACCATTATCGGGTAAGAATTGCTGCTCTGGTCGGCTCCGGGGATGCTGCTTGCGGTTATCGGCGTCCCAGATCCATCGACAAGTACGCTAACAGGGTAAGATTCCATTACCGGCACATTACGGTCTGCAGGAGTAATGTAATTTTCAAATGAAATTCCACCCAAGGCCATTGCCCCTAAAGAGGCGCCCAAGGCTTTTATGAAAGTCCTCTTTTTAAAATCAATCTCTTCAGAATCCTCATCGCCCATGAAGCATACTGTTAATTTAATTTATAAAAATCTAATGGTTTCTATCAGCAAACTTTGCAGCAACTAGCCCTATGGCATAGAGTCCTGAGAGCAGCAATCCAAGCCCCAATTCTATGAGCCCTCCTGTTGCCCCAGGAGATATAAGCAGCGCTATGAAAAACGCCCCGACAACAGCATATCTCCAATTATCAAAGTATACCCTGCTGTCAACCACCCCTGCATATGAAGTTCCTGCCATGAAGACCGGAAGCTCGAAAGATATTCCAAAGGCGAGCATGAAGGCAAACACTGTATTTATAAAAGAACGCACACCCAGATATGGCTCTATATGCATCCCAACCATGAAATTGTAGAAGATGCCAAAAACCAGTGGCAGAAAAACGAAAAATGAGAAAACAACGCCCAAAACAAACATAACGAATGCCGGTATTACGAAAATCTTGAGCGCCTTTCGTTCGGATCGCTTGAGAGCAGGTGCGGAAAACATGAACGCCTCATAAATAATGAAGGGCATTGTTATGAAAAGCGCAATAAGAAGGCTAGTCATCACCGACGCGCCTACAGCGTCGAAAGCGTTAACATTTATTACGTGCATTCCGCCTGGGAGTAGATAAGATTCCAAGAAGGCTACCGCCTTTATTCCGAAGCTAGAAAATATGTCGAAATATGGGTAGTAAATCCTAATGCCGAACAGGACTCCTGCCTTCGCAGAGAACGCAAAGGCAAAGAAAAAAAGTGCAAGGAACGGAACTAGGACCTTTATTATCCTGCCTCTGGCTTCGTCAAGTATTGCAAGGTAACGGTATCCTCCGTCATTTCCAATGTCTTTTTTTGCCATCACAATTTATTGGTGCAATAAAAATAAATAGCCAGAACTGCCTATTGCTCGGGAACCTTCGCAGCCTCAGCTTCGAGTTTAGTCTCTGAAGCAATCTCCTTCTCTATCTCCTTCTGGCCCTTCTTAAACTCGCCCATGGCCCTGCCCAGGCTTCTTGCCAGTTCTGGTATCTTCTTCGATCCACCGAAGAGTATTATTGCAACCAAGGCAAGCACAACCCAATCGGTTATATTCCCTATCACGAAAACACTCAATAGCTAATCGTGTATAAAATTTATAAACCTATTGATGCATTACACATGATGGGTGCCTGCCCTAGCAAAGCGGCATCACTAAATAATTGCATTCCTAAAATGTAAAATTGGCCATGCAATCATGTCCAAACTTGCGGTGTTAAGATGCTGACCCAAAACGAACTTTCGGAACTAGTGCATAAGAATGCAGGCAACCTGTTTAGCATAACGCATATTGCAGATTTTGACGGCATCTGCAGCGCGGCCATGTTGGTTCACTACTCAAAAATAAGCAAAGAGCACGTAATGTTCGGGAACTACTCTGGAGAGGAGCTCGCAAGCTTGATGGCAGAGGTTGAAAAGGCATCCCCTAAAAACAGCCTAGTGGTATTCAGCGACCTGGCTCTGAACGACTCAAAAATAGACACAGTAACGGACCTTCTCAAGCAGTTGAAGGCATCAGGCAACCAGATTGCGTGGATAGACCATCATCCATGGAGCGAAGCTGCGATAGCGGCGGCATCAGAGCACTGCGATTTCATTATTGCCGGCGAAAACAAGGACTTCTGTGCGACGGAGCTTGTTTTCAAGTACCTTTATGAGCCGTTCGGCGAAGACCTGGAATACGGAAAAAGGGTTTCTGAAATAGCACATCTTGGAGATTTTAACCTCAAATCGGAAAAATACGATAAACTGCTGCATTCTTTGGCCGGAGCCATAGCCTATATGAACTATTCTAGGGATATTCCTGGCCTGAGAGAAATGGTTGCAATCGCTGCAACAGGTGATCTGGAAAGCGAATTTATATCGAAGAAATATTCCTACTATTTAGCAGAATTAGAAAAGAACATGCAGTCCTTTAGGGAAAGCATGCGCCTTTATTATGCAAACGGCATCAAAATAGGCGTTGCATACGGCAAGCGCATACAGAGCACGCACGCATGCGGCATAATATCTGAAACGCTCGACTCTGACATAAGCATATACATAGATACAGAACGGGGCAAGCTGCATTTCAGGAGCAAGCCTGGAATAGACTGTTCAAAACTGGCTGCGACTCTTGGCGGAGGCGGTCATCCGCAAGCTTCCGGAGCCGAAATAGAAGGTGTGGTATTGGATGAAACGGAAATCAAAAGAACAGTAGACCGGCTTATTGAATCGGCTAAAGGGATATATGCAAAGCCCTCCGGCCCCTCAGCATAAAAATAAAAGATTACGAAACTATGCGTTTTTGTATGATGCAGATGCAGCTTCAGACAGCATCTTCTTGGCTGTACTTCGTGCATCCTCGTTGAGCTTTTCAAGCCTGTCGTAATAATTGCTCAAGAATTTCTTATAGGAATCCTTTTCTACACCTTTTACAAGACCAAAGCTGCTACGAAACTCGTCATTAAGCAATTTATATGCCGAATCCATAAGCTGCTTTTCGGATTCTAGCTTACTTTGAGTTTCTTTTGGTGAATACTCCCTTGAAAACTTTGCAACCTTTCTAATTGCATCATCGAATTTAAGCCTGCTAGCCAGTACCTGTTCTCCGAATTCTGCCAAATCTTTATACCTCTTCTCAACAACCTTATCCTTAACTGCCATCACAACACCATATATTAATACGCAGTCCAATATATTTATATGTTTTGAGGCAGCCAAAAGCAGCATCTATCTCCTCAAAAGCGCCGATTTTATCTTTTTTGAAACATCCATTACTATGGCCCTTATCTCTTCATGGTAGTCCTCGTGCGGGTAGCAATCAACCCCGATCTCAAGAATGCCCCCGTTGCCTAAAGTGTAGTAGGTCGCTTTTAAAAGATACGGCTTTGCCGAATCCCTAGCTTCGATGTTGGCATCACTGATCAGCTCCTGCAAGGTGCTGCTGATCTTCTGGTATTCGTTCTCGCGCAGATCTATCCTGCTGTACATGCTGCCGAATGTCATGTACTTCAAGTAAAGCTCTGAGCAAACAGATTCCCTGATTTTGGGCATGCGTAGGTCCGCCTGCAATATCATTGTCCGTCTGCCATATTTCTTCATCACACCGTCAATAACTTCAAGCTTTTTGGAGTCAAAAAGCATGTCAAGTTGCTCCTCAGAATACAATATCTTGGTACGCATGCCTGAACCTCCATGATAGTCATAAATTGCATTATTCACGCGATTTAGAAACTTGCCCTCCTTGATCATCCTTGCTTTTACCCTTTTGGCGAACCAATCCAGCCTCTCTGCAAAATCCAAAACGTCATTTTGGAGGCCGTTCGCCTTAGTTTCATAATATTCGGCGCGCAAGCTCCTGAGCATGTCCTTGTAGCCTGCGATGTCATCCGCAACGCCTTTATTAGAGACGAGTTCCCCTATGCCAAGATAGTCCTCTAAAGCATCGCCGTCTATGGCCTTAAGCAATCCTATAATCAAGTTTCTCCTCGCATAAAGCCTTGAGATATCTTGGCTGGCTTCGTACAGCTTTGCCTTTAAGCGTTTCATCTCAGCGCCGTTTTCGGCATCATTTTGCATTGATCTGTCAACGCTTATAATATCCTTACCAGAAACGCCTTTTCCATCGCCGCTTGTCTTTTTAGGCATATTAAAACTCTGACCCATCCTAATATTTAAACATGTCTATGCACTCATTTCCTGATTCTAGCCTTTTCCAGCCTTTCCATTATGGCCGCCCAGGCTCCTGTGCTCTTGAGTATTTTCTGCGCCACTTCACCTGCCAGCCTAACGTTCTTGTCTCCTACTGCCTCTCTGATTTTTGCCACATCCACATCTCCAAGTTTCCATCCCGACGCGCCAGCGTCGTCTATAATGTGCGTTTCGTTTTCAGCCTTCGGTATTGCGACTACACCCTCCTGCCTTATAAGATAATTAAGGGCTATCTGCGCCACAGTCTTTTTATAAGTTTTTGCCATCTCTTCAACCAACCTGCCAACCATGTTTGCCCTGTCGAATACCTCTCCCCTGGCCAGGGGGCTGTACGCTATCACAGTGACATGCTCCTTCTTGCAAAATTCGAGGAGGCCGTCATGCTCTATGCTTCTCGACATTATGCTATATTCTACCTGGTTCGAAACTATGGCATAGTGGCTCATTGCAGCCTGCGCTTCAACAAGCTCGTCTACGCTAAAATTGCTGACCCCTATATTGTCTATAAGTCCATCAGAGCAAAGCCTTTCCATAGCCTTCATCGTTTCACCTATGTCGACCCTATGGTTGGGCCAGTGAAGTTGATAAAGATCTATTTTTTTTACCTTAAGGCGCTTTATGCTTTCCTTGCAGGCCCTTATAACATCATCATAATGAAAATGGTGGGGCGAAACCTTTGTAGCTAAAAAAACGTCGTAGCCGCGTATGGCATTGCCGACTATGTCTTCGTTCTGATACATTTCCGCAGTGTCAACGAATCTCATACCGTGGTCTATGCCTGCACGTATGGACCTATAAGCGGCTTCCCTATCTGCGCCAAGCTTCCACGTCCCTATGCCAAGTTCTGGTATCTTTATTTTGGTATTTCCGAGCCTCTTGTATTCCATCCTCACAGCACCACAATTAAAGTATTTGCATCAATAAATTAAAATACCTGATTAAATGGCAGACTACTACCTAAAAGGAGAAGAGAAATTTGGCCCAATAACCTCAAGAATATATTCGCTGTTCGCTTCAAGGATACACGACATACTGAAATTCTACGAATTTGTTGTCTCTGACATATCATCATCAAAGGCCAAGGCCCTACTAGATATAGGTACAGGCCCAGGCGAAATTCCGATAAGGCTTGCAAGAATGAACCGGTTTGAAGTTTACGCAGTTGATCCGTCGCCTGCCATGTTGTCTATAGCAAGGGGCAATTCCACAGGCCTAAAACGCGTGCATTTTGCATTAGGAAGCAGCAGAAGCATTCCATTCAAAATTAAATTTGACATGATAATAAGCTCTCTATCGATGCATCACTGGAAAGAAAAGGAAGAATCGCTGCGCTACCTATCCAAGTTCCTGTCAAAAAACGGCGAAATAAGAATATACGAATTCGAGCGCGAAGCGCCAAAGAGTGGTCCAATCGGGGCGATTAAAGGCACTGTAGTTGGTCATCATTCGCTAAGCTTGAAAGAATTCAAACACATAGCCTATGGCTCAGGGCTAAAGGTGCGTTCGGTTCATAGAGCAAATGGCTTCATACGCGTAACATATGCGCAGTCCTAGGAGATGCCCGCGCCTTTTAAGATCCTTCCGCCGACTATTACTGTATTCACGTTTTCCGGGCCTGCAGAATACACTAAATTACCCACAACATTGTCTACTGTCGTCGGGGCCATGTTTGGCATTGTTGCATCAAGCAGGACAATGTCCGCTTTGCAACCTTCTTCTATCCTTCCAATGTCTTTGCGCTCTAGGGCATTGGCCGCATTGACCGTTGCAGAGTCTAGCAGTGCCTGTGCGCCCATAAATGTGGGATCCTTAGTTAAGCCTTTTGCAAGAAGCCCGGAAAACTTCATAGATTGAAAAAGGTCCAATGAATTGTTGCTGGAGCTCCCGTCCGTGCCAAGCGTCAAGTTTATTCCGCTGCGGACGAAGCCCTCTATATCTGCAAATCCGTTGCCCAGCTTGGCATTGCTTATTGCGTTCCAAGAAACGCTGGCGCCATCGCCTGCAATAGTGTCAATGTCCTTTTTAGAGGCATAAACCAAATGCGCTGCAACAAGATTCCTGCCCAGAAAACCTATCCTATGCAGATGTTCTACGGGACTATGGCCGTATTTCCTTTTGAAGTTATCCACTTCTGCGGCACTTTCTGCCAGATGCGTATGGAGGAGAGTCCCGTACCTTTCAGAAATCTCCTTTGCTTTAAGGTATGTTTCGTCTCCTGCCACGTAGACTCCCTGCACTCCTATTGATGGGATGACCATGTCAAGGCCCCTATAGCTTCTTATAAAACGCTCTGCATTTTTCAGCGGGTCCCCTTTCTGTGTTGTATACATGGAATCCAGGGTGTTCCAGGAAAGAAAGGCTCTAATCCCGATAGATTCTGCCGCGCTTGCAATTATGTCCTCAGAATAATAAAGATCCAGAA
This window harbors:
- a CDS encoding twin-arginine translocation protein, TatA/E family subunit; protein product: MSVFVIGNITDWVVLALVAIILFGGSKKIPELARSLGRAMGEFKKGQKEIEKEIASETKLEAEAAKVPEQ
- a CDS encoding Sec-independent periplasmic protein translocase is translated as MAKKDIGNDGGYRYLAILDEARGRIIKVLVPFLALFFFAFAFSAKAGVLFGIRIYYPYFDIFSSFGIKAVAFLESYLLPGGMHVINVNAFDAVGASVMTSLLIALFITMPFIIYEAFMFSAPALKRSERKALKIFVIPAFVMFVLGVVFSFFVFLPLVFGIFYNFMVGMHIEPYLGVRSFINTVFAFMLAFGISFELPVFMAGTSYAGVVDSRVYFDNWRYAVVGAFFIALLISPGATGGLIELGLGLLLSGLYAIGLVAAKFADRNH
- a CDS encoding conserved hypothetical membrane protein, translated to MGRFAKSYYLSMLIYVFGAVFFVLYSLIVVPVAGYYHEDIAQMVSPVVGNYSAFLGYLFLSSVAIVTASLLVFAVSIIFARRDGVILSRRTVMLPVIMYVLAYLLLVGSSI
- a CDS encoding Rieske [2Fe-2S] domain protein; this encodes MGDEDSEEIDFKKRTFIKALGASLGAMALGGISFENYITPADRNVPVMESYPVSVLVDGSGTPITASSIPGADQSSNSYPIMVFNYPLQDEPNILMKINGVTIPGGVGSGSNIVALSGICQHLGCVVPLLDYHTHSSIPFEAKLIGYNESNWPEYGLIFCKCHGSQYNPVNGPQNLYNSGPAPSPANHSLPQVTLYVDPDDDFVYALGMNPESAVIRTHLYEPGGEVHGSEVMDENLSNGTALPLYNGTTPLSITSKIKQPVYKSIVATSSNGPWPGLY
- a CDS encoding phosphoesterase RecJ domain protein, giving the protein MLTQNELSELVHKNAGNLFSITHIADFDGICSAAMLVHYSKISKEHVMFGNYSGEELASLMAEVEKASPKNSLVVFSDLALNDSKIDTVTDLLKQLKASGNQIAWIDHHPWSEAAIAAASEHCDFIIAGENKDFCATELVFKYLYEPFGEDLEYGKRVSEIAHLGDFNLKSEKYDKLLHSLAGAIAYMNYSRDIPGLREMVAIAATGDLESEFISKKYSYYLAELEKNMQSFRESMRLYYANGIKIGVAYGKRIQSTHACGIISETLDSDISIYIDTERGKLHFRSKPGIDCSKLAATLGGGGHPQASGAEIEGVVLDETEIKRTVDRLIESAKGIYAKPSGPSA
- a CDS encoding aldo/keto reductase; its protein translation is MEYKRLGNTKIKIPELGIGTWKLGADREAAYRSIRAGIDHGMRFVDTAEMYQNEDIVGNAIRGYDVFLATKVSPHHFHYDDVIRACKESIKRLKVKKIDLYQLHWPNHRVDIGETMKAMERLCSDGLIDNIGVSNFSVDELVEAQAAMSHYAIVSNQVEYSIMSRSIEHDGLLEFCKKEHVTVIAYSPLARGEVFDRANMVGRLVEEMAKTYKKTVAQIALNYLIRQEGVVAIPKAENETHIIDDAGASGWKLGDVDVAKIREAVGDKNVRLAGEVAQKILKSTGAWAAIMERLEKARIRK
- a CDS encoding Methyltransferase type 11; the protein is MADYYLKGEEKFGPITSRIYSLFASRIHDILKFYEFVVSDISSSKAKALLDIGTGPGEIPIRLARMNRFEVYAVDPSPAMLSIARGNSTGLKRVHFALGSSRSIPFKIKFDMIISSLSMHHWKEKEESLRYLSKFLSKNGEIRIYEFEREAPKSGPIGAIKGTVVGHHSLSLKEFKHIAYGSGLKVRSVHRANGFIRVTYAQS
- a CDS encoding Cytochrome b related protein, with protein sequence MADENYFDLKKLAEQEQAPKGSFNISLRAITRGEYGIDYWTGGLLAAALVYQVISGIFLAFYYQAGNPYNSTIFIISNVPFGLMLLTSHLYMAYFMVALLFVHMFRQYFIGAYRGAWRWAQWLLGLVLFGLVYLIATLGYMLSYTYVGILGLHVGEVLMQRSVIGRLFPALANWLITALVGNGTTALTFQHVFIMHVAILTGLVFLVFPIHFYLYERSGPYEPAGLKKKRSKEEYVPWFPTNLLYTLFLAFVLIGIVMLASALAPQQLVQEYGFVGYNSLPFPDWYMMPMYKLMDVGGLGLSTGGVPLLVALGGFMVLLPFIDKYKGDTPLERPAITAIGIFIILFFVIMAFWGYIQPGLSQTRLFTLIMFAGIAFVAFAATYAMKFARDDVIKNEIKSKTV
- a CDS encoding Nicotinamide phosphoribosyltransferase, which encodes MEQTDIGATNENLILLTDSYKLTHWKQYPPGTQRIFSYFESRGGKFDSVVFFGLQYIIKKYLEGQVITKEKIDEAEAISAMHFGSNTIFNRAGWEHILKDHGGRLPISIRAVQEGTEVPAHNALITVENTCDKCYWLTNYIETLLVQSWYPTTVATISHRIKGLIGEYLERTGTPELIDFKLHDFGFRGVSSVESAGIGGAAHLINFKGTDTVAGITTLRRYYHAGMPGFSIPAAEHSTITSWGRENEAEAMKNMLRQFPSGTVAVVSDSYDIFKACDEIWGSKLRDMVLSRDGQVVVRPDSGYPPEVVVKVLDILGNRFGYKINSKGYKVLNDKIRVIQGDGINLEMIEKILSNMEANGWSADNIAFGMGGALLQKMDRDTQKFAFKCSSARINGIDRDVFKKPVTDPGKDSKAGRLKLIEENGSYKTVIEDHQGQNLLVEVFRDGRILREYTLDQIRDNVETQKQKEAGKATLLRVKESRVKSVNR
- a CDS encoding amidohydrolase produces the protein MKAKEPASIAINGGLVVTQNASRAVFRGGILIEDGKIAAVGRGSFRAERIIDAKGYVAIPGLINTHTHVAMASVKGKFDDIGLEKFLESTSEYDAERSKSDIYESAKLGMQEMISSGTTSFLDLYYSEDIIASAAESIGIRAFLSWNTLDSMYTTQKGDPLKNAERFIRSYRGLDMVIPSIGVQGVYVAGDETYLKAKEISERYGTLLHTHLAESAAEVDNFKRKYGHSPVEHLHRIGFLGRNLVAAHLVYASKKDIDTIAGDGASVSWNAISNAKLGNGFADIEGFVRSGINLTLGTDGSSSNNSLDLFQSMKFSGLLAKGLTKDPTFMGAQALLDSATVNAANALERKDIGRIEEGCKADIVLLDATMPNMAPTTVDNVVGNLVYSAGPENVNTVIVGGRILKGAGIS